One segment of Streptomyces sp. NBC_01463 DNA contains the following:
- a CDS encoding helix-turn-helix domain-containing protein, which produces MQTFRHGEATWDVACPRIPSRVAGLTMAGFRAHDLNELRMVPHPAVTLLLDFGAGSPVLDCAAGWQQRGSMVAGPGLGSGGAVRAWGKDVECVQVRLSPVIARAVLGESPASLDGAAVSLGDLWGREASRIRGQLGDVASWQERFALTEALLARRYEAGPQVDPEVAWAWHRIIGSRGRVRVDGLAAEVGWSRKRLWSRFRSQLGLRPKRAMTLVRFDHAAHRLVAGEAAAYVAVDAGYADQSHLHRDVMAFTGATPAAVAGERFLAVDDMAWPSRGTGPGPASPDDGGSRFVAS; this is translated from the coding sequence GTGCAGACCTTCAGGCACGGTGAGGCTACGTGGGATGTCGCATGTCCCCGCATTCCGAGCAGGGTGGCCGGTCTCACCATGGCCGGGTTCCGCGCCCATGACCTGAACGAACTCCGGATGGTTCCGCACCCGGCCGTGACACTGCTCCTGGACTTCGGCGCCGGCTCGCCCGTCCTTGACTGCGCCGCCGGGTGGCAGCAGCGGGGAAGCATGGTGGCCGGGCCCGGGCTCGGGTCCGGAGGCGCGGTCCGGGCGTGGGGAAAGGACGTCGAGTGCGTGCAGGTGCGCCTGTCCCCGGTGATCGCACGCGCGGTTCTGGGCGAGTCCCCCGCCTCTCTCGACGGCGCCGCCGTCTCCCTGGGTGACCTGTGGGGCCGCGAGGCGTCCCGGATCCGCGGGCAACTGGGCGATGTCGCGTCCTGGCAGGAGCGCTTCGCACTGACGGAAGCGCTGCTCGCCCGCCGGTACGAGGCGGGGCCGCAGGTGGACCCGGAGGTGGCCTGGGCCTGGCACCGGATCATCGGCAGCCGGGGACGGGTCCGCGTCGACGGGCTCGCGGCCGAGGTCGGCTGGAGCCGCAAGCGCCTGTGGTCGCGGTTCCGTTCGCAACTCGGTCTGCGGCCCAAGCGCGCCATGACCCTGGTCCGCTTCGACCACGCCGCCCACCGCCTGGTCGCGGGTGAGGCCGCGGCATACGTCGCGGTGGACGCCGGCTACGCCGATCAGTCCCACCTGCACCGCGACGTCATGGCGTTCACCGGGGCGACCCCCGCCGCGGTGGCCGGCGAGCGGTTCCTCGCCGTGGACGACATGGCCTGGCCGAGCCGCGGCACAGGGCCGGGCCCCGCCTCTCCGGACGATGGCGGATCGCGGTTCGTCGCGTCGTAG
- a CDS encoding lanthionine synthetase C family protein codes for MTTSATDNAESLAVGALDWLLKAARDVDGGLAWPDTLTAEQTTPILYNGTSGVLTALLDAWSHFADDRYADAAVRGARSVADAVDGWGHSGLHTGVAGMAVALRGVHRVLGDTEAGAAADRALDLLRSRYDGAGWNDCFELIAGNAGIALAALECGDLDLAGLAVDRYPATAETTAGGVQWEIRTGVAPRMHHMSHGTLGIVYALAAVGRAADRPDLVELASAGAADVISRNEAGPDGFLVAHSDPQQQHEKIERHSYGWCHGTAGDAQAFRLLSRILPDDPTWPALVDRCWHTLVNSGIPQRTRPGFWDNNGRCCGTAGVLALACDRQAECGDGHAFARVLVADLAARARTDADGTCWSNAEHRETPSDLDPATGWAMGNAGIIRELLRYARTTSGRDPRYAVPFPDQPPTA; via the coding sequence ATGACCACCAGTGCGACGGACAACGCGGAATCGCTCGCCGTCGGCGCCCTCGACTGGCTGCTGAAGGCCGCGCGGGACGTCGACGGCGGCTTGGCCTGGCCGGACACGCTCACCGCCGAGCAGACGACGCCCATTCTGTACAACGGGACTTCGGGCGTGCTGACCGCCCTCCTCGACGCCTGGTCGCACTTCGCGGACGACCGGTACGCGGACGCGGCCGTGCGCGGTGCACGCAGCGTCGCGGACGCGGTCGACGGGTGGGGACACAGCGGCCTCCACACGGGGGTGGCCGGAATGGCCGTGGCCCTGCGGGGTGTGCACCGCGTGCTCGGTGACACCGAGGCGGGGGCGGCCGCCGACCGGGCTCTGGACCTCCTGCGGTCCCGCTACGACGGCGCAGGGTGGAACGACTGCTTCGAACTGATCGCAGGCAACGCCGGTATCGCGCTCGCCGCGCTGGAGTGCGGGGATCTCGATCTCGCCGGCCTGGCCGTCGACCGCTACCCGGCCACCGCCGAAACCACCGCCGGCGGAGTCCAGTGGGAGATCCGCACCGGTGTGGCTCCGCGCATGCACCACATGTCGCACGGCACCCTCGGTATCGTCTACGCGCTCGCCGCGGTCGGACGGGCCGCCGACCGCCCCGACCTCGTCGAACTCGCGTCGGCGGGCGCCGCTGACGTCATCTCCCGCAACGAGGCAGGCCCGGACGGCTTCCTCGTCGCGCACTCCGACCCGCAACAGCAACACGAGAAGATCGAACGCCACAGCTACGGCTGGTGTCACGGTACGGCGGGTGACGCCCAGGCGTTCCGCCTGCTGAGCCGCATCCTGCCCGACGACCCCACGTGGCCCGCCCTCGTGGACCGCTGCTGGCACACACTCGTCAACTCCGGTATCCCGCAACGGACCCGTCCCGGATTCTGGGACAACAACGGCCGCTGCTGCGGCACCGCGGGCGTCCTCGCCCTCGCCTGCGACCGACAGGCCGAATGCGGCGACGGCCACGCGTTCGCCCGGGTACTTGTTGCCGATCTGGCGGCCCGCGCCAGGACCGACGCCGACGGAACGTGCTGGTCCAACGCCGAACACCGCGAAACCCCCAGTGACCTCGACCCGGCCACCGGCTGGGCCATGGGCAACGCGGGCATCATCCGCGAGCTCCTGCGGTACGCCCGCACGACCTCGGGCCGGGACCCGCGCTACGCGGTTCCCTTCCCGGACCAACCGCCCACTGCCTGA
- a CDS encoding MFS transporter, which yields MNDPTVRGIAALLSVNAVGNGLFLTISTLWFTQGLGYSVARVGLALTVAGLCGILASLPAGRACDRWNARTVLTCLHLLQAAAVGLYAVADSFPVFLVLACLATAGSRANATARATLYAHALPVGIRTRALALLRAVNNVGIGAGAALGSLLLAFDSDAAYRAAIGVSAAAFLLALIPLRRIPLTARPPAAKTDVAQTAAARHAAVPGRRAAQPLRDLPYLAVTALNGVVNTLYVVLEVALPLWLLTCTSAPRAMVGWLLVTNTALVVALQVRATRGITGPPQAARAFRRGGLLVAAACLAAACAAHRSPIVAGAVLLAAAVLLTLGEVSSQAGSWTLSYDLAPDHAHGAYQGVYQTGISASQAFGPGLLTTLVIPYGTAGWVALAALFAGAALALPPTARWAARRSAPLKSTG from the coding sequence ATGAACGATCCGACCGTACGGGGGATCGCCGCACTGCTCTCGGTCAACGCCGTCGGCAACGGACTCTTCCTGACGATCAGCACCCTGTGGTTCACCCAGGGTCTGGGCTACTCCGTCGCGCGGGTCGGACTGGCACTGACCGTCGCCGGGCTCTGCGGGATCCTCGCCTCCCTCCCCGCCGGTCGCGCGTGCGACCGATGGAACGCCAGGACCGTCCTGACCTGCCTGCACCTCCTGCAGGCGGCCGCCGTCGGTCTGTACGCCGTCGCCGATTCCTTCCCGGTCTTCCTGGTGCTGGCCTGCCTGGCCACGGCCGGCAGCCGTGCCAACGCCACCGCGCGCGCCACCCTGTACGCCCATGCGCTCCCCGTCGGCATACGCACCCGTGCCCTGGCCCTGCTGCGGGCGGTCAACAACGTGGGCATCGGAGCGGGCGCCGCCCTCGGATCGCTCCTCCTCGCCTTCGACAGCGACGCGGCCTACCGGGCGGCCATCGGCGTGAGCGCCGCCGCATTCCTCCTCGCGCTGATCCCACTCCGCCGGATCCCTCTCACCGCCCGGCCGCCGGCCGCGAAGACCGACGTGGCGCAGACCGCGGCAGCACGGCACGCCGCCGTGCCCGGCCGGCGCGCGGCCCAGCCGCTGCGCGACCTGCCGTACCTCGCCGTCACCGCGCTCAACGGGGTCGTCAACACCCTCTACGTCGTTCTCGAAGTGGCCCTGCCCCTGTGGCTCCTCACGTGCACGAGCGCGCCACGGGCCATGGTCGGCTGGCTCCTGGTCACCAACACGGCCCTGGTCGTCGCTCTGCAGGTCCGTGCCACCCGTGGCATCACCGGCCCGCCCCAGGCGGCGCGCGCCTTCCGCCGCGGAGGCCTCCTCGTCGCGGCCGCATGCCTCGCCGCCGCCTGCGCCGCCCACCGGTCACCGATCGTCGCCGGCGCCGTCCTCCTGGCCGCCGCCGTCCTGCTCACCCTGGGCGAGGTCAGTTCGCAGGCAGGCAGCTGGACCCTCTCCTACGACCTGGCACCCGACCACGCCCACGGCGCCTACCAGGGCGTCTACCAGACCGGAATCTCCGCGAGTCAGGCGTTCGGCCCGGGCCTGCTGACCACCTTGGTCATTCCGTACGGCACTGCGGGGTGGGTGGCCCTCGCCGCCCTCTTCGCCGGTGCGGCACTCGCCCTTCCGCCCACCGCCCGCTGGGCTGCACGACGATCCGCCCCGCTGAAGTCCACCGGGTGA
- a CDS encoding helix-turn-helix domain-containing protein, translating into MIRFRLGVADLAATSFAYSPLQETVLSLRMWTGHAWRFPALRETFAGLRPDFEHLDHVLLTSLVARRRYWVPDFLTPRPATSAPDIGREFAELRATDPALVRAGLEQTFLPLGEPVPARLADAWDDPARLLADIADALEEYWASCLRPTWWPRARAVLEADIGHRARVLAEGGANALLTGISTRLSWAENMLTIRRDGPWPSPPTEIPIDGRRLLLTPSCFADGVSTMLSSRALPHIVYGARGLATLTERPAAPAARALERLLGAPRARLLTMLAEPASTTELAHRLGVTPAAVSQHLSVLHAARLLERTRHGRHVRYRHSSLGAALCAPHLGHGSDH; encoded by the coding sequence ATGATTCGCTTCCGTCTCGGTGTGGCCGACCTCGCGGCGACCTCGTTCGCCTACTCGCCGTTGCAGGAGACCGTCCTCAGCCTGCGGATGTGGACGGGGCACGCGTGGCGCTTCCCCGCTCTGCGCGAGACCTTCGCCGGCCTCCGTCCGGACTTCGAGCATCTCGATCACGTGCTGCTCACCTCGCTGGTGGCCCGTCGGCGGTACTGGGTGCCCGACTTCCTCACGCCCCGGCCGGCCACCTCGGCACCCGACATCGGCCGGGAGTTCGCCGAGCTGCGCGCCACCGACCCGGCTCTGGTGCGGGCGGGTCTGGAGCAGACGTTCCTGCCGCTGGGCGAACCGGTCCCGGCCAGGCTGGCCGACGCCTGGGACGACCCGGCACGCCTGCTCGCCGACATCGCCGACGCCCTGGAGGAGTACTGGGCCTCGTGCCTGCGCCCCACCTGGTGGCCGCGGGCGAGGGCGGTGCTGGAGGCCGACATCGGCCACCGTGCCCGCGTACTGGCCGAGGGCGGCGCGAACGCCCTGCTCACCGGCATCAGCACCCGGCTCTCCTGGGCCGAGAACATGCTCACCATCCGGCGCGACGGCCCCTGGCCCTCGCCTCCGACCGAGATCCCCATCGACGGACGACGCCTGCTGCTGACCCCCAGCTGCTTCGCCGACGGCGTGTCCACCATGCTCAGCTCACGGGCGCTGCCCCATATCGTCTACGGCGCGCGGGGACTGGCCACCCTCACCGAGCGCCCGGCAGCGCCCGCTGCCCGAGCGCTGGAACGGCTCCTGGGCGCGCCACGCGCGCGTCTGCTGACCATGCTGGCCGAGCCCGCCTCCACCACGGAACTCGCCCACCGCCTGGGTGTCACCCCGGCCGCCGTCAGCCAGCACCTGTCCGTCCTGCACGCGGCTCGGCTCCTGGAGCGGACCCGCCACGGACGCCACGTCCGCTACCGGCACAGCTCGCTCGGCGCCGCCCTGTGCGCACCGCACCTCGGCCACGGCTCCGACCACTGA